The following proteins come from a genomic window of Pseudomonas syringae:
- the nhaR gene encoding transcriptional activator NhaR, with protein sequence MLNYRQLHYFWVVAKTGSIVRACEQLNLTAQTVSGQISLLETSLGVDLFQRVGRQLEMTEAGRMALPYAEQMFQLGNELENLLRSQPDEQQLLFRIGVADVVPKSIVYRLISPTMNLQESIRITCREDKLERLLADLAVQRLDLVISDSPMPPHLDIKGHSHKLGECGVSFFATREVAERVGADFPNCLHGAPLLIPGPETVVRGRLMRWFAEQKIQPRIIGEFDDSALMKAFGKSGSGIFVAPSVIADEVQSQYDVQLIGQTDAVTESFYAITVERKVKHPGVVAIADSARNQLFTDTV encoded by the coding sequence ATGCTCAATTACCGGCAGTTACATTATTTCTGGGTCGTGGCCAAAACCGGCAGTATCGTGCGCGCGTGCGAGCAGCTGAACCTGACGGCCCAGACCGTCAGCGGGCAGATCAGCCTGCTGGAAACCTCGCTGGGCGTGGACTTGTTCCAGCGCGTGGGGCGGCAACTGGAAATGACCGAAGCAGGTCGCATGGCCCTGCCCTACGCGGAGCAGATGTTTCAACTGGGCAACGAGCTGGAAAACCTGCTGCGTTCACAGCCTGACGAACAACAACTGCTGTTTCGTATCGGCGTGGCGGACGTGGTGCCTAAATCAATTGTGTATCGATTGATTTCACCAACCATGAATCTGCAGGAATCCATCCGGATTACCTGTCGGGAAGACAAACTGGAACGGCTGCTCGCAGACCTGGCCGTCCAGCGTCTGGACCTGGTGATCTCGGACAGCCCGATGCCGCCACACCTGGATATCAAGGGCCATAGTCACAAGCTGGGTGAGTGCGGGGTCAGTTTTTTCGCCACCCGCGAGGTGGCCGAACGTGTGGGAGCGGACTTCCCAAACTGTCTGCATGGCGCGCCGCTGTTGATTCCAGGGCCGGAAACGGTGGTTCGTGGCAGGCTCATGCGCTGGTTCGCCGAACAGAAAATCCAGCCACGCATCATCGGCGAGTTCGACGACAGCGCGTTGATGAAGGCCTTCGGCAAATCCGGCAGCGGCATCTTCGTCGCGCCCAGCGTGATCGCCGATGAAGTGCAGAGCCAGTACGACGTGCAGCTCATCGGCCAGACCGACGCGGTGACAGAGTCGTTCTACGCCATCACCGTGGAGCGCAAGGTCAAACACCCCGGCGTGGTCGCCATCGCCGACAGTGCTCGAAACCAGTTGTTCACCGACACCGTTTAG